The following nucleotide sequence is from Harmonia axyridis chromosome 5, icHarAxyr1.1, whole genome shotgun sequence.
gtgaaaataataaactagcCAATTGTTTGCTGTGTAGTAGCAAGATTTCAAGAGGAGGAGAAGGAAAGAAAGCAAGTAAATAAAATCTTGAATTAATTTAACAACTCGTTTACACGATATCTACGTCAAAATGAGGATTCGTGATTTGAGACCTGCCCGTCATATCTATTTCACGATTTGAAAACTTTCTTACTGCCGTTAAAACGAATAATACGTGAAAAAGACATGGTCGGCGTTTGAAAAAGTTGTAAGTTgatgttgttgttgttgttttaaggaaattaaaatttaaaggcagaaaagagaaatgaaataagtaggtaggGAAACGTTAACAGTGGATAAATAAATCTATACTAATATTATAAAGCGGaagagtttgtttgtttgtttaaaCGCGCTAATCTCAGGAACTACTGGTCcgatttgaaaaattctttttttgttggatAGTCCATTTATAGAGGAAGGCTACAGGATAATTTTTATTCCGGGAAAACATATTTATCCTGGGAAAAAACTGCAGCGGGCGAAGCCGCTACCGGAAAGCtagtaaataataaatcatccagtaaagtttatttttttgtattggaTTGAAAATGTTATTACATAACTTAGTTAGCTACTTGTAAttcattttagttttttttcattttcaactacAACTTCTTTAAAGAACCATCTTAAATCCAAACATGCTGAACAATACGCTACTTTAACTGATGTTCCATCGACAAGTGGCAGCGATAAGGGCGGTACTTCTACTTCCACCGATTCCAAGATACCTGCAGTACCTGGAACTCCCCGATCTAGAGACCGGCAGCTAACCCTGAAGGAAACATCTGAAAGGAAATTGCTATGGGACATTAATGATccgaaatcaataaaatatcacTACTTGATAGGTGAAATGATTGCTTTAGACAACGAACCATTATCACTTGTTGAACGGGTCGGATTTCAGAGGCTTATGGCAACCGCTGTGCCCCATTATAGAGTACCTGGTCGTACTTACATGACCGAGAAAGTTGTTCCTGATATATACAACAGAATTTGGTCTAAAATAGAGGCCAGTATTTCGCAGGCGACAGCTGTATCAGTGACATCTGATATATGGACATGTCAGCACAATAACGAGAGCTTTTTGAGCTTCACTGCGCACTGGATATCTCCACAGTTCAATCTGGAACATGGCGTTTTAGCTATGAAACCGTTTCCCAGCTCACATTCGCGTACCAATATTGCAAAAGAACTCAATGCTATTACAGAAAGATGGAATATTCCTAAAAGTAAGATCCATTTACTTGTCCATGATAGTGGGGCTAATATGATAAAAGGTGTGCGAGATGCTGGATACGATTCAGGAAGGTGCTTTATTCATTCATTGCAACGAGCTATAGAGGAATCGCTTAAATCTCAACCAGAGGTACTACAGATGGTAGCTGCTGCTAGACGAATTGTTACCCATTTTAATCATTCAGGCTTAGCAGAGCAGAAACTTAAATCCATTCAACAAGAACTTAACTTGCCTAACCACCAACTAGTACAAGATGTGAGCACACGCTGGAATTCTACGTATTATTTAATGGAGCGATTATTCGAACAAAAGCGAGCTGTATCCTTGTACATAACAGATCATGAAACTTTAAATAATCTAACACATGCTCAATGGGAATTAATGGAACAATGTATTAAACTCCTCAAACCATTCgaagagattacaaaaataaccAGCTCAGGTATTTCCTGCATCTCTGAAGTGATTCCACATGCAATTactttatcaaaatatctaggAAAGGCAGAGACAGCTGAAAGAGTACCAAATTTAGTGACAATTAGATCTTCACTACAAGCCGAGCTTGAAAAGCGATTTAATTTTGACGAGAACAACAAATATCTGGTGGCTACGTTTCTCGATCCACGCTTCAAAACAAGTTTTCTAGGTTTTGTTCAAGCAGAAAGAGCAAGACAAAAAATTCTTCTAGAAGCTCTGAAACTGAGTTGTAATGATGATGAGTCTAGTAGTACCGATGACGATTCTTCTCCACGTCGTAAGAAAAGAAACATGAACGAAAATGATTTGAAACACACGACAGTTTCTGGAACTGCTTTGAGGAAGTCGCTAAAGATAATATGCGAAATAGTAATGATGAGGAGAACGTGGAGAAGAATGCTGTGGCAAATGAGATGGATTTGTATTTGAAATCAATTCGCATAGATCGGAAAGCTGATCCTTACAAGTGGTGGTCAGCAAATGAAAACCAATACCCTAACCGTTCGAAATTTGCTAAAGTTTATCTATCTTCTCCCGGGAGTAGCGTGTATAGTGAGAGGTTGTTTTCTGAAGCTGGTATCATTTATGACGAAAAGCGTAATCGCTTGCTACCATCAAACGCTGAAAAGCTTGTTTTTATACATCACAACTTACCGCTGATTAATTTTACTTATTAAAGTATTGtaattttcataataaataatacaaatctTGATTAATATGATGTTTTTTTTCCATGATTTGGTATTCGGTATTCGGCCGAATAGTACCTATTATTCGGCCGAATACCGAATACCAAACAAAGTGGCCGAATAGGCCGAATACCGAATAGTTGCCGAATATTCGTGGCATCTCTAGTTTAGACCTCAAACCTCTGAAGATTCGATTCATTAGacctattttttcgaaatatattgtAAAAAGTTTTcgaataggaatgatacaatatgagatagttataatggcaacattttatcaaaatcagtgcatGTATCTTTCCATGCTTGAACGGCGTAAtttactgaacacaaatgacataagaaattgaaaaaataatacagtttCGACATTATAACTATTGTCAATTGTACCATTCCTATATTCCAACATAATCCGCATTTACCTACATGTATTTACATGTCTATACATAAGATGTTCTATAAATGAAAACTGTTCTAAAATGTCCTTTTAGGTAAAGGCCCCGAATTTCTATGTGGAGGAAGCCTCATTTCCGAGAAATATGTCCTTACAGCTGCTCACTGTATTAACGGTAATATTCTgtaagtataattttttattcttctaCTCTGTTCGAATGGTGtgcattatttcacaaaaatcattgaaaaaagtgATGAACTTTTTGAGAAATACTTCACTCGCCCTGATATTCATTGTTTGTATGAATGTTTGAAATACATCTATTGAATAACACCTACATATAGATAGACGCTCTGCTTTGGCTAGAAAATCCCGGGTTCAAATCCATcggtcagaaaatatttttcgtctCGGAAAAGTTATATCATTTCGAACTTGATTCTTGTGAGAAAGAAAcccgaattgaaaaaataattgcttaagagtccgttcacgcCCACCCGCTCTTGCCCCTTCACGTTGCGACCCCTCTGCTTCCCAGTGAGTGAGTACAATGCgtcacctttgatggtttttgatgttaattaaatttgtcggcATTCCtttctgttgttgctgactgaattaaatctcattcgatCTTTTCATGTGAATACGTATAACAAGAATatccaaaaatatgaaactctGACATTCATATAAATGTGATGATATCAttaattgaatttctacacatgaaatttttgttgatcaagcttgaaatgccgcccttcaattttgccgccctaggtgaccgcctaccctgcctacctaGCGCAGCCCTGTTCATAATTTCTGGTCAAATCCCACCGAATCTCATCAAACAACCCCATATTCCTTCGATATTGATCCTGATCCGAAATTTCTCATTACGAAGCTCTTCGAGGAAATCGTTGActaatttaacaattttttgattatatacctatataaagAGTTCATGCCAAAATTTATgcgaatttaaatttttttctttcagtggTGTGAGAGTCGGAGAATACAATATCTACACAAACAAGGATTGCGAACCTCACTCGAGTGTGTGTGCTCCTCCCTATCAGGACTTCTACATAGACACCATAATTATACATCCAAGGTACAACAGGAGGAGCCAGGCCCACGACATTGCCATAATTCGAATGAGCCAACCTGCAAATTTGACTggtaagaattctttttatTACATATCCTCCTCCTCAGTCCTTTCTCCTACGTAAGGAGATGGTGACGTCATGACGTTTGTTCGACTGTGATCGACCATTTGTCTCTATTCTGAGCTCTGTGAGAAGCCTCCGGAAGGGAAAGTCGTGTAAAAGATTTTATTTGATCAGACCACCGTGAAGGAGATCTGCCTCTTGATCGTCGACCCTCAACTTTCCCTTCAATAATCAGTCTCTccatacatattacatataattgATGATAATATCATGGAAATTCTGaagatgttgaaaaaaaatctctcaAAGACGGAGAAcgaatttttttccataatatgaaccaataatctttttacttttctttaaaatcaaCACGGCAGCAAAAAAttggacccttttacggtttatatgtttgttatcgctttcaagatgattacttttattgcactacgagcacgtctaagTACGAGGTTTATTATATTCCTTTATCCACCCGCTTTGTCGGCGTCtcccttgttttgccatctgtgatttttgcattcgtcatagGTATACACTTACTCGGTGCTATCGTATCATTTTCGTCAAAACATTTtaatactgcagttatcaaagaactgaccTGAGTTATTCTCATCGAAAAATTGACTGCTGTGTTTCAGAATACAATGTGTTTCATTAAAATTCCAATTAATTTCTGAAGATATCAGTTGTGAATTGACTATaaagagtgttcctaaattggaggtaccaataaaaatgacatattccTCCGgtcatttaaaaaataaagtcctataacatgggtccgcaaacaatttattttcgaggtacagatgttaaagttcaagtttttttctcatatcaccttctctccacaagatattcaatttaaatttggtattgatattccaattaaaagttttcatgatgtgatatgctaattttgaatgcaaatctacagggtgatattttttctggaagagtttccgcttcttttcaccagaattttttttggcgaaccactggtagtttagcaAATTGTAAAAAggaactctggtccagtactaaacTTTCTGGTTTCTTGTCGGTTCTTACCAAGaaattcttcagtaatcctaaggaaaattcaaatcattataagatccagtaagctgtgatgaataaaattaattatataaGTTTAGAATAAGATTGCTGCCGAGTCTAACGAAGGTACTGGAAACTATTTGATCACTGTAggcataaagaaaattttttgtctccgatttgaaattttcattctgaacaactttggtttcgtctgttatttgttttcatattcttGTTGCAGCTTTAACTTCTAGTATGAACTGTTATCCGAATTTGATGGAATTCCATGTTCAGACTGTACATAAATGatccatatgaatttttcagTATTTAGAGTCTAATTTTTTTTGAGTATATCAAATCCACAAGGCCacatcaagctcaagtaaagaAACCCAAatggaattttattcattttaaattttatagtATTATACTGTTAGTGCCAAATGGCTTTAATGGTTTAAGCTATTTCTATAAACTAATATGTTATTTTGCTTTACAGATTATGTTAGTCCTATTTGTCTACCATTCAGCAATACTACATATCCAGAAGCAGGCATAATGACAGTTGCAGGCTGGGGTATGACAGAAAAGGGTAAGAACATTTTCATTACTTACTAAAAACATTTTAAATTTACACATTTTATcctttttttaaggaaaaaatcTCTCTCGAATTTTGGCTTCAAAATTTATGGATCGTATTTTGCGGCTTAAGGGATCAATTTTTGTAATCAAGATTTCTGCAATCTGTAGATATTCAaccattgaatttgaattgaaataatgtaTTTCCACAGTATAGGAACTACAGTTCCTATACTGTGGTATTTCTAGGATAATACTAAATACACTTTCTTTTATCTCAAAGTAGGTATTATTTTTCCGCAGTTCTGGGTTTTGGAATTTTTCTTAACGATAATAATTCTCTttgttattataatttttatacttCTAACATATCTTGAAATAACTAATCTATTACCCTTTTTGAGAGATTGTTTTCAGAACCAATAGTTTCATGATTTCTTCACATGCCGCAGTTTAGTTCGTTAATGACAAAATTCGGCTAGGGTTTACTAAATAATCCATTTAATCCACAGGTTACAGAAGTCCCATCCTGAAAAAAGCGGATATACCGTTGGTACCCCTGGAAACATGCCGAAGGATATTTCACAACTACGCCGTCCTGCTGGATAGTCATATGTGTGCAGGAGGAGAAAGGAAGGATTCCTGCAACGGAGATTCCGGAGGTCCACTTTTCTGGATATCTGTAGAGGACGGTAGAGCTAAATACGTGCAGGCTGGCATTGTATCTTTTGGCGCCAAAAATTGCGGTTCTTTCGGCCTACCGGGGATTTACACCAAGGTGCAGCCTTACGTGAATTGGATAATAGATCAAGTAGAACCTtgatattaaattatttatataaatgatTTGTATAGAAGTGGTAAAATGGCTTCAATGTAAGATAGAATTTAAGTATATAGGTATTCGTTGAAAtacacatatacagggtggccttTTGTAATCGAACCAGATGAGATAACAGGCGGAATTAactcatttcgaaaaaatgctCGGACACGTCGATTTTATAgagtattcgactggctgcaccaatgcgaattaattcgaatttttgtagagctaaatgacataatcagctcgaattaattcgcattgGTGCAGCCATACACTGTCATACACCAGACATCAACATAATGTCAGTTTCTCCCATCagcaataatatttttatgttagGAACAGTgaaagaaaacaatttcaaaatacatGTTCCGAGACCCTTCGATGAAAAAACAACATCGATAATTGCGGAAACACTTCAAAATTGTAGACTATTGGggaatcaaataaaatattaaactAAATGTTCAAACGGTCCTCCTGCCTCGCCCATAAGGAGTGATTCTGCTCAAATCTAGTCCTCACGTTTTGTAGCATAATTGGGTTCATTTTTCTACATTCTTCAATTATTCGTCTCCTCAACACCTCCAATGATACTAGCTGCGTAGCGTAGATTTTGCTTTTTAAATGACttcaggaaaaaaattgttcggtgaaatttttttgcaaGCTCTAAAACGTACTTTTATTGAcgtatttttgttatttttttaaaataaaaaaatcattcaacagGC
It contains:
- the LOC123680905 gene encoding phenoloxidase-activating factor 1-like, producing the protein MKVESVLIYLLGLQVVLSRMRHSPVLSFIMYRKPPCKDEGDICIDIYKCPYFVMLMNVVQKTNPHFVITEMRAHQCGFIDDRPKMCCTPIKNETEKEETLSVDNENQDVLPFNSCGNVRMHSRIIYGEKPILGEFPWMAMLFYTTSKGPEFLCGGSLISEKYVLTAAHCINGNILGVRVGEYNIYTNKDCEPHSSVCAPPYQDFYIDTIIIHPRYNRRSQAHDIAIIRMSQPANLTDYVSPICLPFSNTTYPEAGIMTVAGWGMTEKGYRSPILKKADIPLVPLETCRRIFHNYAVLLDSHMCAGGERKDSCNGDSGGPLFWISVEDGRAKYVQAGIVSFGAKNCGSFGLPGIYTKVQPYVNWIIDQVEP